The proteins below come from a single Halostagnicola larsenii XH-48 genomic window:
- a CDS encoding iron-sulfur cluster biogenesis protein NfuA, whose translation MSTETQNDGDDLEDSVTNFLRRNFPQIQMHGGNAAIRDIDRETGEVTIALGGACSGCGISPMTIQAIKSRMVKEIPEIEKVNAHTGAGGDEMGGATPSFPGETVDDDVGESDEGPAAPF comes from the coding sequence ATGAGCACGGAAACCCAGAACGACGGAGACGACCTCGAAGACAGCGTGACGAACTTCCTGCGCCGGAACTTCCCGCAGATTCAGATGCACGGCGGTAACGCGGCAATCAGAGATATCGACCGCGAAACCGGCGAAGTCACCATCGCACTCGGCGGTGCCTGCAGCGGCTGTGGCATCTCCCCGATGACGATTCAGGCGATCAAGAGCCGAATGGTCAAAGAGATCCCCGAAATCGAGAAGGTCAACGCCCACACCGGCGCTGGCGGCGACGAAATGGGCGGCGCGACGCCGTCGTTCCCCGGCGAAACTGTCGACGACGACGTCGGCGAGTCCGACGAAGGCCCCGCCGCTCCGTTCTAA